gatgtctgatATATTCtggggattccaaacagttgaacaatactctAAAATTGATCTAGTGTAAGTTTTATAAGCTCTTATTAGTAATATCatgtttccaggaaaaaaagtttcACAAAATTAAGTTtagaactcttaatgcttttttagcaatgctattACAGTGAGCTTTGGAGCCTAAATCGTGAGGGATAAGTACACCTAGGTCCTTAACAAAGTGagagtcataacataacataacaacagagttggaagggaccttggaggccttctagtccaaccccctgcccaggcaggaaaccctacaccatctcagtcacatggttatccaacattttcttaaaaatttccagtgttggagcattcacaacttctgcaggcaagtcgttccacttattaattgttctaactatcaggaaatttctccttagttctaagttgcttctttctttgatcagtttccacccattgcttcttgttctaccctcacgtgctttggagaacagcccgactccctcttcttcttcaatatcttccctgagatattggaatatctagtcatctgctagatcaatgccacctagcttatacttgacattctgattacatttaccaatatgtaagacagagcatttattaattgaaatttgaagttgccaaacagatgaccattcagacacatagtCGAGAtcatttgcaaaacaacagaattatctgtagaATTGAATAATTTTACGTCAtcggcaaaaagaacacaattgcttTTTAGTTGATCATATAAAATtttttttgactgcactgattggaatatttttaaagatacctctgcagacctggatgaactcacagatactgtaacatcatatgtcagcttctgtgaagacctatgtgtacctacaaggaacttgcgaatacacagtaacaacaaaccttggtttacacctaaacttaagcagctacgacattccaaagaggaagcctacagaaaaggtgataaaatgctgtacaatcaggccagaaatgcactaacaagggagataagagcagcaaaaagaagctactctgaaaagctaaagaatcagttttcagcaaatgaaccagcaaacatgtggaaaactcttaaaaatatcaccggctatggcaaacctccttcccaggctgaaggtaatcaacaactggcagatgacctgaatgagttttactgcaggtttgaaaggaaactacagccacctatctccacaacccccatctcagacacaccaacaacagccaagactcctacaactgaccccatttcattgggttcacaacccctagtgatcacagaaaaggaagtgcaggacctatttcacagacaaaagccaggaaaagctccaggcccagacaagataactccttcttgcttaaaagtctgtgctgaccaattgacccccatcttcacccatattttcaataaatcactagagatgtgttatgttccttcttgcttcaaacgctctaccatcatcccagtgccgaagaagcccaccatcaaggaactgaatgactacagaccagttgctttaacatctgtagtcatgaaaacctttgaaaggctagtgctttcctacctgaaaaccatcacggatccgctgttagaccccttgcaatttgcataccgagcaaatagatcaacagatgatgctgctaatatggctctgcactacatcctacaacatcttgagtctccaaagacctatgcaagggtccttttcatagactttagttcagcattcaataccatcattccagacattcttctaactaagctaaaccagctacaggtaccggaacagacttgtaagtggatcacaagcttcctaacaaacaggaaacagcaggtgaagctaagcaagatcacatcaaatacctgtacaattagcacaggggccccccaaggctgtgtgctctccccacttctcttctctctatataccaatgactgcatctccaatgatccatctgttaagctactgaagttcgcagatgacacaaaagtgattggtctcattcgagacaatgacgaatccgcatatagacaagaggtcgaacgactagccttgtggtgcaaccaaaacactctggaattgaacacactcaaaaccgtagaaatggtggtagactttaggaaaaacccttccatacttccacctctcacaatacttgacaacacagtatcaacagtagaaaccttcaaatttctgggttctatcatattgcaagatctcaaatggacagctaatatcaaaaacatcattaaaaaaggacagcaaagaatgttctttctgcgccaactcagtaagctcaaactgcccaaggagctgctgatccaattctacagaggaattattgagtctgtcatttgcacctctataactgtctggttcggttctgcaacccaacaagaaaaacacagacttcagaggataattagaactgcagaaaaaataattgctatcaacctgccttccattgaggacctgtatactgcacgaatcaagaagagggccgtgaaaatatttgcagatccctcgcatcctggacataaactgtttcaactcctaccctcaaaatgacgctatagagcactgcacaccagaacaactagacacaagaacagttttttcccgaaggccatcactctgctaaacaaataattccctcaacactgtcagactatttactgaatctgcactactattaatcgtttcatagttcccatcaccaatctctttccacttatgactgtatgactataacttgttgctagcaatccttatgatttatattgatatattgatcatcaattgtgttgtaaatgttgtaccttgatgaacgtatcttttcttttatgtacactgagagcatatgcaccaagacaaattccttgtgtgtccaatcacacttggccaataaaaaattctattctattctattctattctaaatcgttGATATAGAGCAAAAAAAGTGTGGGACCTAAAACGCTGCCATGCGCAACACCACTGTTAAATTATGCAGGATTAGACAgcgagttccctattttgactttctGCAGTCTATCAGACAGGAAAGCAGCAATCCACTTGTGCAAAAGTCCAGAAATGCTGTAAGCGCTTAATTTCAACagcagtttatcatgtactactgtatcaaaagccttacaaaaatctatgtaaattgcatcagcAGTATCATGTTCTATTGATTGTGTTTttgttatgttgaattctagtatgacatggtcatTGTCAAGGTTCCTTcaacttcaactccctctatcacttcatCTGTGTTTGTAAGAATTAGGTCTAGTATGGCTGTCCTTCtcgttccctcttctaccttttggacaacaaagttgtcagctaggttggtcaAGAACCTATTCGATTTCTCATTTAGTGCGGAATTAGTCTTCCAACTGATGTCAggtaattgaaatcccccattagTATTAgagtgtgtttcctacatatatttCTTAGTTGGTTGTCAAAAAGGAcacctattttttctgcttggttgggtggcttgtattatttttattattttattttatttgcatttatatcccgcccttctccgaagactcagggcggtttacactatgtcaagcaatagtcttcatccatttgtatcctatatacaaagtcaacttattgccccccaacaatctgggtcctcattttacctaccttataaaggatggaaggctgtagtatacacctatggcagtgttattcttcttttcttttatattaatccatatgcattctaggaggttttctTCCTGGTTTCGTGCATTTCTGTAGCAATGTAGTGGTCCTTTACATACAGTGAAACTCCATCTCCTCTTTTATGGGGTCTGGGGTTTTTTGAAAAGTTTGTAACCTTCTATCAGTATCTTCCAgtcatgggtttcatcccaccaagtttctgtaattcCAACTACCTTCATATCTACCTTCATATTAATAGTTCAAGTTCACTCTGTTTGTTCCCCAAactttgtgcatttgtatataggCACTTGAGGTCTTTATATTGGTCTGTGGGTATGATTCCTATGTTGCCTATTTGGTATttgagtttgtcttcctttccattcctcctTACCTCATTATTTGACTTGGTTTCTAAGGATTTCTGCTTGGAATTAGGTCCTGGAGATCCTAAAGATTGGTCATcctcccccctcaattttagtttaaccCCCCCCCCGATAagttgagccagtcattttccaaAAATATTCTTCCCAGTCTTCGTGAGATGCAGCCCATCCCTTGCCAAAAGCCTATCATGAAGGTAGTACAGACCATGATCCAGGAATCCAAATGTTTTTTGGCGACACCAACCCTTTAGCCAGTTTACTTCTAGATTCCTTTGTTATCTTACCAGGTGTTGACCTTTCGTTGGCAGTACAGATGAGAAAAACTACTTGTGCATCTAACTCCTTAACTTTCTTGCCTAGATGCTTGTAATCTCTCAATATTGTATTCAaggtcttttttgtttcattcatCCCTACATGTAGCAGTAGAAAAGGGTAGTAAACTGTGGGCTTTATCTCCACTTTGGTCTCATCTGTCTAAGGGACAGTGTTCCAGAAGTTTTGTGATTTGTTCAGATGTAACTTTGCAAACGCAAGCGTTGCTGCCATGTCCTTTTTAGAAATCAGAGGCTTTCTCCTGGCAACCCTACCAAACGAACCATACTTATTCAGTCTTTTTCTAATTGTACTATCATGAACTTTTACACTTAACATGCTAAATGAGGCCTGTAGAGCCTGAGATGTAATGCTTGGGTTTTTTGTAATTTCTCTGAGCATTCCACTGTCTGAACTTGGGGTGACTTTGCTGGGACTCACATCGCAATGCTGGAGACTAGGAAACTCCTACAACTTCGGCTTTTATAGATATAGTCACATTTGCTGATGATAATTGATCAAGGGCATTTGATCAATAGCACTGGCTGCTGCGTTGCCTATGGAAGAAGTAAGAGTGTTTTTAGTTTTTCATGTCTCTGTtatggctttgtttttgtaaaaaaaaatgatgccatGGGTATAATGTGTCATCTGTTTTTGTTCATCTGACATTATAGTTACCCAtttttaagaactgctaaggtctggatgatttttactatgtcaTGATATGTAAAATCATAGAACACAAAGAGGGTGTAATTTCTTTTTCACATAACTGTATTTGAAATTTTTGCACATAAACTTTTGCAGGGCTCAGAATTTGTGACTGATCTAAGTCAACAAGTGAATTTCATGAATGAATGGATATTTGAACTTGGATCTCGGTAGTCAAATGTCACAATTAATGTAAGAGATTATTCTACCATTGTGGAATTGCTTTTCATTgtaatatataccgtatatactcgaatataagccgatccgagtataagccgaggtccccaattttaccccaaaaactggagtaaactggggactcgagtataagccgagggtgggaaatgaggcacctaccggttggggaaaccctccctccctcagctgagaaggctggcggctcccccgccccgccctctcactgcaccggcagggcttcagtccggtaaaatgtgaaaaaaaaaaaaaaaaacctcgagtataagccgtatatactcgagtataagccgaggggctttaaaaaaaaaaaactcgagtataagccgtatagacccgagtataagccgaggggacgtttttcagcacaaaaaatgtgctgaaaacttGCTTTTCATTGTAATGTATACTTTTTTCACATCTTCTGCAACCTTTTTACAAACAATAAAAGCTGCATTTTTGTTTGAATCTTACAGACAAAGATGATGCTGATAAGATCACAGTGGACAACTGAGAATAACAAGCAAcattgaaaagcaaagcaaaaataaaaatagtctcCATTTTCTTCAGGAAAAACCACACAATTCACCTAGCAGGTGAAagataaaggaaagaaaatcaaGAACAGATTTCCAGCTGGAAAATGTAGAGTATGTGGAACTCAATGATACTTTATACAAAACGGTCAGGGGagattatttttccatttcagaaaaagagggaaatatctggAAGTCAGTGTGGAGGAAAAGCTGAATTGGATAGTTACATAGGGCAGATAGTAATGCAGGTCTTGccctggaagaaagaaaagggcttAAATTAAAGCACCCCTAAACAAGGGATCACACATATTTTTGACCTTCTCAAGAATATCAATGGTGAAAAAGCTGCATAGATGTGCCTATTGTGAGAAAAGCAAACTTCTAATCACAAGAGATTATGCAGAGGAGAATCCACTCTGGAGAAAAGCAAATACAAATTATCTGACTGTGATAAAAGCTCAGGTCAGAACAGCTCCTTTTTCGTTAATGGAAAGACCCACACAGGAGAGATGCCCTACAAGTGCTCCCAATGTGGTAAATCCTTTAGCGAAAATGGCAACTtgctgatacaccagaggacccaCATGGGAGCGAAGCCGTTTgactgtcctgactgtgggaaacatTTCATTGGAAATTCCGACCTTGTGAGACACCTgaggacacacacaggagagaaaccctttgaatgtcctgattgcgggaaaagtttcagtcgcaATTCCAATCTGATAAGACACCAgacaactcacacaggagagaaaccctttgaatgtcctgactgtgggaaaagatTCAGTCACAATCCCCACCTGGTgaatcatcagaggactcacacaggagagaaaccctttgaatgtcctctttgtgggaaaagtttcagtcagaattcccacctcgtGAAtcatcagagaactcacacaggagagaaaccctttgaatgtcctctttgtgggaaaagtttcagtcggaattccTGCCTCGTGgatcatcagaggactcacacaggagagaaaccctttgaatgtcctcattgtgggaaaagtttcagtcagaattctgacCTAGTgagacaccagagaactcacacaggagagaaaccctttgaatgttctgattgtgggaaaagttttagtcagaattcccacctggtgaatcatcagaggactcacacaggagagaaaccctttgaatgtcctgactgtgggaaaagtttcagtcacaattcctgCCTGGTGagtcatcagaggactcacacaggagagaaaccctttgaatgtcctctttgtgggaaaagtttcagtcagaattctgacctagtgaaacaccagagaactcacacaggagagaaaccctttgaatgtcctgattgtgggaaaagtttcagtctgaATTCTGTCTTGGTGatccatcagaggactcacacaggagaaaaaccctttgaatgtcccgattgtgggaaaagtttcagtcagaattccagtctggtgaaacaccagagaactcacacaggagagaaaccctttgaatgttctgattgtgggaaaagtttcagtcagaattcccacctggtgagtcatcagaggactcacacaggagagaaaccctttgaatgttctgattgtgggaaaagtttcagtcagaattttaGCCTCGTAAGacatcagagaactcacacaggatagAAACCCTTGGAACGTCCTAATTGTGGGAATATTTTAGCCAGAATTCCCACCGGGTGAAACACTAGAGGACTCAcataggagagaaaccatatgtgtGCCCAGAGTGTAGGAAAAGTTTCATTAAAAATTTCCACCTCATGAGACACCGGAtgcctcacacaggagagaaatccTTCAAATATCCTGTCTATGGACGATCTTCAGGTATAaatcttctcttatttcctaCAAGGAAATCCACATGAAGGAAACATTGATGAGTTTAGAGAAGGgttgaatttcatttctaatctcTCATTAGGAATATAGATGACTAACTGACTATTTTAATTCTGGCCTCATTCTTTTTACTCAAACATGTCTCAGGATTAGATTTGTAggtgaatgaaaatgaaaaagggcTAACTACCTGTTTCTGGTTAGCAGCAGCAGTTTTTGGATATTTCATTTTTGCAGAAGTAATGGAATTCCTCAAAAAGGCTTTTGGGTGGTGTTTTTTGTATATCGCTTATGGAATTTCCACAGGTGGACTTTCCATCTTCTACCTTGGTGTCCTCCAGATTTTgagtcccagaattccgcagccatcaTATTAGTAGTCCTCTAGATACAATCGTAATGGGACCTGCCAATTATAGTTGCAtattgcaatggttgttaagcgagatTGCCTTGCTTAACCCTCCCCACCTCCTTCTCTCCCTGATGAagctgttaaaaatattaaaaatatgaatataaaaatattcaagtCATTAAGCAGAACAGTGACTACCTCAGGGTTGCAGGAATGTCTTGGAGATCTACTACACCAACTTTTGGGTCCCTACAGACCTTTCCCTCCCTACAGTGTCCCCACAGGCATTCCTACTCCCACTGGAACCCTGCGATCATTAGGGCTTACTCCCACCTCACCAGGCATCAcaacctcctccttctccatatcttttgaagaccactgaaCCTCATGTTGGTGAAGGAGGGTAAGACATTTGTGGGCTGCATGACTGTGTCATAAAAGCAGCCATTATTTTGACTGTGCCTGGGATTCATGTTTAGGCCATGCGGTGGAGTTGTGGAAGGTCTGCCTCTATCAAAATGGTGGCTGCTTCTGGGTCACTATCACGTGGGATTGGGAcaaagtgttttgttttgctacCTTAACACTTTGTAAACTGTGTTAAGGAATTGAGGTGCACTGGAAATGAGATGAGGTGCACGGGAGATCTCCAAAAGGGCAGTATCCTTGGGCTACATGAGAAATAGACAAGTACTGCTTCTGCCAATTTTGTGCTGCAAAAAAAGCGAattcagtcctaggctgcatcaatagaGGCATAGAAGTGATAGAGTTACTTTACACTGTGCTGGTGACAGCACACCTAGAATAgtgcatccaattctggtcaccacgatAAAACCAGCCCCATGATGCTACGATTCTATGAATTTAGAGGCAGTTTAGAAAATAGGTACATAGTAGCCCCATAAACGTGCTTGTGCTaaagggactttttaaaaaaaaggttactttcttcagaaaattaatatacagtacaaactccaaaaacagaaagatttttttttcaaaagcaaaacaaagatagacaaaacatttaaaagaaaaaatgtgcattaaaaaggacaaaaatAGATTTACATATATTACCAACCCCCCACTTgaatattcataaatatattgGAGCAATATTAGTTTCCTACCCTTGTAAagcagcccaaaatttataaacTTCTATTTACAACCAATTCGACGTTCATCTATATACGATATGTAAAGGCATTATAATTAACAGATGAACCAACATCAAAGCACTTTGTTAACAATCTACTATTCCGTTTAATTTGTATAAAGTTTAGAATGGCTTATTTACCATAAATCACCAGAACCATTGTCTCTGTTTTGTCCAGGATGAAATATCTTTGTTTGATTCTTATTAATAAAACTTCTTAAAATTTAAGTTGAGAACAATAAGACAACAGTTGTGTCTTATTCCCCCAATCCTTTGGTGGATCCATTTAACATATTTACAGCAAACAAGATGGTCAGGAACACAGAAACATCGTGAGGTAAATCCAAATATCATAaagagcacacagaagaaaaaaagcgGGAAAAATGGGAAACTCCCCCTTTGCATCTACAGCAACCAATTATAGCGTAGATTGCCTCATGTAAGATGTTTTGATGGTTTTGTCATAAGGTCAGCTAAATTATTTTCTGGTGGACAATAAATTACGTCTATTACATTTTCTTTCACTGCTTCTCTGACTTTACATTATGTCAACACGCTTCCTTCTGGTTTGTACGCCCACCTGTTGTCATTTGTACACCTTTTGTGTTATCTTCAAATACTGGTATAGCTCCTTTCACTTCAATATCCAAATCCTTTACTAACCATATATGAAGAGAATTGAAGACAATTCTGATAATGCTAACGTTCCGGATTATAAATTGTTCTATTTTTGATGGTTTGAAAATCTGGTATCATGGGAGTTTGCACACTTTCACAACTTTCcatatatttttaacaattgttcTATTTTCTTCTGTTGACTTGGAATGTACCCTCTGTCTTGTAATTTCTTTATTTGTACCCCAAAGGAGTTGTACGATGAactattgcaggaactggatatgtctagtctaacacagagaaggactagggatgacatcatagcagtctttcaatatgtgAGGGGCTGACACAGAAAAAAGGGGGTGGATCTATTGTCCAATGTGCCTGAGAGGAGGACAAAAAGTAACAGAGGGAGACTTATCAAAAAGAAAtcaaacctagaattaaggagaaatttcctttcagTGAGAACTATTGATCAATGGaaatgccttgccttcagaagttgtgggtgctccatcactggaggattttaagaggagattgaacagccatttgtctggaatgatgtagGCCACAGGGGTGTCAATCTCGCAGCTCGGGGACAGATGCACTGCTGAccgacccccccccccgca
This genomic window from Ahaetulla prasina isolate Xishuangbanna chromosome 2, ASM2864084v1, whole genome shotgun sequence contains:
- the LOC131193130 gene encoding zinc finger protein 135-like isoform X1, which translates into the protein MPYKCSQCGKSFSENGNLLIHQRTHMGAKPFDCPDCGKHFIGNSDLVRHLRTHTGEKPFECPDCGKSFSRNSNLIRHQTTHTGEKPFECPDCGKRFSHNPHLVNHQRTHTGEKPFECPLCGKSFSQNSHLVNHQRTHTGEKPFECPLCGKSFSRNSCLVDHQRTHTGEKPFECPHCGKSFSQNSDLVRHQRTHTGEKPFECSDCGKSFSQNSHLVNHQRTHTGEKPFECPDCGKSFSHNSCLVSHQRTHTGEKPFECPLCGKSFSQNSDLVKHQRTHTGEKPFECPDCGKSFSLNSVLVIHQRTHTGEKPFECPDCGKSFSQNSSLVKHQRTHTGEKPFECSDCGKSFSQNSHLVSHQRTHTGEKPFECSDCGKSFSQNFSLVRHQRTHTG